Below is a genomic region from Candidatus Tanganyikabacteria bacterium.
TGGTCGCGTCGTACGAGGCCCTCGGGTTCCGGCGCTACAAGGACAACTTCTCCGACCCGGTCGGCTACCGGGTCCCGATGCTCCTGGTGCTGTTCGACAAGGATCACCTGCGCCGCATCTCGTCGCCGCTGTACCCCAGCATCGCCCCCACGAGCAACGAAACCAACTGGAACACCTTCTTCCAGTCGCACTTTCCCGAGTACCACCTGCCGGTCAACCCGCGGATGTACCCCCAGGACGAATTCTGGGCGCTCCTGGGCGACAAGCTCAACTCCAATCCCCTCGAGTCGATCCCGCTGTTCCGCGGCCTGACCCCCGAGCAGGCGACTGCCGTGATGGAGGCCGGCACCATCATCCCCATCAAGACGGGCGACACCTTGCTGACGGCGGGCGAGACGGGCCGCGAGTTCTACCTCGTGCTCAAGGGCATGGTCGGCGTCTTCCTGCCGGTCGTCGAGAAGCCGATCTCGTTGCTGGGGCCGGGCGAAATCGTGGGCGAGATGGCCTTTCTCGGCCAGACGCCCCGGTCCGCCGACGTGCTGGTCCTGCGCGACGGCGAGGTCATGGTGCTCTCCGAGAAGGACTTCCTGACCCTGGCCGACCGCCTGCCGGCGCTGGCCAGCCAGGTCAGCCTCAACCTGGCTCGTATCCTGTCCGAACGGCTGGCGCTGACCAGCCGCGCGCTGGTGGAGCTGCAAAAGGAGCTGACGCCGGCCTGAGCTGGCCCGACGCAGCCTTCGCACCGGTCGGCGAACAATCGCCTGGCGCCTGACTCACAAGGCCGCATTCGGCACGGCCTTGTCCGATAATCAACTCGATAGTAGATTAAGTGGATGCTAGCCGAACAAGGATCCGCCCGCCGCAAACTGGCCCTGGTCAGCTGGGACGGCCCCGGCCAGCCGGCGATTCTGGGCAAGATCACGGTGGACGCGACCGAGGCCCTGGCTTACCTCGACGACTTGCGGGCGCGTACCGGCGTGCGCGCCACGCTCACGCACCTGGTCGCCAAGGCCGTCCTGGAGGCCATCGCCGGCGTGCCGCGCCTCAACACGCGCCTGGTTCTCGGCCGCTTCCTCCCCAATCCCGATCCGAGCGTCTCGGTGCTGGTGGCCCTGTCCGGCGGCGCCGATCTGGCCCGCTTCAAGATCGACGGTGGCACTACCCGGAGCGTCGAGGAGATCGCCCTGGCATGCGAGCGGCGAGTTTCGGCACTCCGTTCCGGCGCCGACCGTGCCCATCAGGCGGGTAGCGGCGTCATCAAGGTGCTTCCCGCCTGGTTGCTCGGCCCGGTCATCCGGGCCCTGGGCTACCTGGCCGGAGCCATGGGCATCCCGGTTCCTCCGGCCGGGCTCGAACCCATGCCTTTCGGCTCGTGCATCATCTCCAATGTCGGCGTGTTCGGCGTCGAAGAGGCGTTCATCCCCCTCATGCACTGGTCGCATGTGCCCGTCTACGTCTGCGTCGGCGCCGTGCGCGACCTGCCGGCGGCCGTGGACGGCGAGGTGTGCGTGCGCCCGCAGATGGTCGTCACGGCCACCATCGACCACCGCTACGTCGACGGTGCCCAGGCAGCCCGGTTTGCCGGCATCATCAAGGCGGTGCTCGACGATCCGTGGCGCTGGGACGCGGCCCGCCCCGGCCGCGCCGATGCGCGCGCCGCAGCCACTCGCAGGTTGCCGGCTCCGGCAGGACGCTAAACTGTCCTTTTTCCGACCTTAGTGTTGCGTTAGCCACCTCCGCGGCCTCCCGAGCCGATACACCCTCGGTTCCCCAAGGAGAGCAACCGTATGAGGGTCGGAATCACCGGAGCCGCGGCGCTACGTCATCCCGTGGCCAGGGCCGAGGCCCCGGTACGCGATGGCGCGCCTCCCCCGATGCCGACCCATAATGGCACGGTCGCCCAGCCCCTGGGCGCAACAGTAGCGGAAATCCTCGCGGCCGCGGCGGCGCAGGCCGCCGAGCCGGATCCTTCGCCTCCGCTCGCCGAGCCATCCGAGCCGGCCGGCCCCTCGGAAGGCGGCAAGCGCCAGATGCAGGCTCTGGTCTCGGCCGCCAGGGCCGGCAGCGGTGGCCGCGATCCCGCCGGCTGGTGCTACGCGGCGGTATGGAACTACATCAGGCAGGCCGGCTATGGCCGGATGCCGGCCATAGGCATACCGGACTCGCACGCCAGCTATGCCAAGCAGTTCGCCTGGTACGCGAGCGCCCACTTGCAGGCGCTGGGCCTCCGGAAACTCCCGCTGGACAACCCGTATGACGCGCCGCCCGGCGCCATCGTGGTCGTCAATCCAGGCACCCCCGGGACCTCTCACCCGACCGCCGGCGACATCGCGATCGCCGCCGGCAACGGGCGCTTCCTCAACGACGGCGAGATGTCGTATGGCGGCTCGCAGAATTTCCCGCCGGGCAACCGGCATGTCCTGGGAATCTTCGTCCCGGCCTGATCGCCACCGGATGCCGAGGCTTAACCGAGCGGCTCGGTGACCTCGATTATCGCCGCCGGATCGCCCGGGGCCGTCCGGTTGAAGAGTTCGCCGCCGACGATCAAGAGCGTCCCGGCCGCGGCGGCCGCCACCGCGGCCACGCCCAAGGCGGGCACCGCCACGACGCTGCCGACCGCCGCGAGGCCCACCCCGGCGACCACGGTCGCGATTCCCGCGGCCTGGATCGTTTCGCCGGTGCCATCCGCCAGTACGTTCTCGACGTGACCGGTCGCACCCTGGCCTTTCCCGCGCCGGGCCTTGCGTGCCCTGCTCGACGTTCCGTGAACCAAATCCTCATGGATGCCCGCGTCAGGGTCGCCTCCGAGATCCCGACAACATCCTCGGGTGCACCTCGGTGCGATGGCCCCGGAGGAAGGAGATATGGTCCAGCCGGTCCTGAAGGCACTGCCTCGCCGGGCGCTTCGCCTGGGCGGCCTCAGACGCTCGAACAGCGGGCGGGAGCAAGCCTTGCGGCGCGTGCGCGCCGACAGCCTGCGCATCTCGGAAACCGAGGTACCGCTGCGGCAGCAACTCGACACATTGATCGCAAAGTTGCTGCCGCCGGGGGACCAGCGCCTGGGCACCGTCTTGCAGGCTGTCACCCGGGCAAAGCCGGCACTGGAGAGCAGGAACTTCGCCCACGGTGATGTCGAATCGGGCGTTCGCGCCTTCCGCAGCCTCTGCGACGACATCGACAAAGTGGTCCTGCCGCGGATCTCGACGGCGGCCGAGGTCGCCGAAGCCCGCCGCTTCGTCCAGGGCGGGTTCTTTTCCGCGGCCGACAATCCGCCGAAGTCCGTGGCGGCCGCGCGGTCCATCCTCGATCGATTGAACCAGCACCGGATCAGGCGAAACCTGGAGTACCGCCCGGCGGTAGTCAACGAGCCGGGAATCATGGCCTTCGGCAACGGGGGCGATCAGGTGA
It encodes:
- a CDS encoding 2-oxo acid dehydrogenase subunit E2 codes for the protein MLAEQGSARRKLALVSWDGPGQPAILGKITVDATEALAYLDDLRARTGVRATLTHLVAKAVLEAIAGVPRLNTRLVLGRFLPNPDPSVSVLVALSGGADLARFKIDGGTTRSVEEIALACERRVSALRSGADRAHQAGSGVIKVLPAWLLGPVIRALGYLAGAMGIPVPPAGLEPMPFGSCIISNVGVFGVEEAFIPLMHWSHVPVYVCVGAVRDLPAAVDGEVCVRPQMVVTATIDHRYVDGAQAARFAGIIKAVLDDPWRWDAARPGRADARAAATRRLPAPAGR
- a CDS encoding cyclic nucleotide-binding domain-containing protein, with protein sequence MDVRVADNAAQRDDIFRFRYKVYVLDLKKEVQGADAARQEIRDTEDETGILLFTADRSGAVVGTLRLNVLSKGVSDDLRELYGLDQFDDVPAASICVASRFVVAPEAAAAGAALSQYALGWALEHGIKLVFSYCSPHMVASYEALGFRRYKDNFSDPVGYRVPMLLVLFDKDHLRRISSPLYPSIAPTSNETNWNTFFQSHFPEYHLPVNPRMYPQDEFWALLGDKLNSNPLESIPLFRGLTPEQATAVMEAGTIIPIKTGDTLLTAGETGREFYLVLKGMVGVFLPVVEKPISLLGPGEIVGEMAFLGQTPRSADVLVLRDGEVMVLSEKDFLTLADRLPALASQVSLNLARILSERLALTSRALVELQKELTPA
- a CDS encoding M48 family metallopeptidase, whose protein sequence is MVQPVLKALPRRALRLGGLRRSNSGREQALRRVRADSLRISETEVPLRQQLDTLIAKLLPPGDQRLGTVLQAVTRAKPALESRNFAHGDVESGVRAFRSLCDDIDKVVLPRISTAAEVAEARRFVQGGFFSAADNPPKSVAAARSILDRLNQHRIRRNLEYRPAVVNEPGIMAFGNGGDQVILSRGIVDDLPADEAAAIFAHEIAHLEQRHYTSLQIVGAVRRRLGSGLPPDLQKPFSTLANLATAGLQREQEFLADRGAARMLARAGISPGSLVAALERLRVAGPETISPLADHPPLSARIEILEGLAGQIGR